The following proteins are encoded in a genomic region of Emys orbicularis isolate rEmyOrb1 chromosome 19, rEmyOrb1.hap1, whole genome shotgun sequence:
- the LOC135891739 gene encoding tubulin alpha-8 chain-like isoform X2 gives MPAGSSTAWNMGSSRMARCPVTRPSAEETTPSTPSSVRRGHYTIGKEIIDLVLDRIRKLADQCTGLQGFLVFHSFGGGTGSGFTSLLMERLSVDYGKKSKLEFSIYPAPQVSTAVVEPYNSILTTHTTLEHSDCAFMVDNEAIYDICRRNLDIERPTYTNLNRLIGQIVSSITASLRFDGALNVDLTEFQTNLVPYPRIHFPLATYAPVISAEKAYHEQLSVAEITNACFEPANQMVKCDPRHGKYMACCLLYRGDVVPKDVNAAIATIKTKRTIQFVDWCPTGFKVGINYQPPTVVPGGDLAKVQRAVCMLSNTTAIAEAWARLDHKFDLMYAKRAFVHWYVGEGMEEGEFSEAREDMAALEKDYEEVGVDSVEGEGEEEGEEY, from the exons ATGCCTGCTGGGAGCTCTACTGCCTGGAACATGGGATCCAGCCGGATGGCCAGATGCCCAGTGACAAGACCATCGGCGGAGGAGACGACTCCTTCAACACCTTCTTCAGTGAGA CGTGGGCACTACACCATTGGGAAAGAAATCATCGACCTGGTTCTCGACAGGATCCGTAAATTG GCCGACCAGTGCACAGGTCTCCAGGGCTTCCTGGTCTTCCACAGCTTTGGAGGTGGCACTGGTTCTGGGTTCACCTCCCTGCTGATGGAGCGTCTGTCTGTTGACTATGGCAAGAAGTCCAAGCTGGAGTTCTCCATCTACCCTGCTCCTCAGGTCTCCACCGCAGTGGTGGAGCCCTACAACTCCATCCTGACCACCCACACCACCCTGGAGCACTCGGACTGTGCCTTCATGGTAGACAACGAGGCCATCTATGACATCTGCCGCAGGAACCTAGACATCGAGCGCCCCACCTACACCAACCTGAACCGGTTGATAGGCCAGATTGTGTCTTCCATCACCGCCTCCCTCCGATTTGATGGTGCCCTGAATGTAGATCTGACAGAGTTCCAGACCAACTTGGTGCCCTATCCCCGTATCCACTTCCCTCTGGCCACCTATGCCCCAGTCATCTCTGCTGAGAAAGCTTACCATGAGCAGCTTTCTGTAGCAGAGATCACAAACGCTTGCTTTGAGCCAGCCAACCAGATGGTGAAATGTGACCCTCGCCACGGGAAATACATGGCCTGCTGCCTGTTATACCGTGGGGACGTGGTTCCCAAAGATGTCAATGCTGCTATTGCCACCATCAAAACCAAGCGCACTATCCAGTTTGTGGACTGGTGCCCAACTGGCTTCAAGGTTGGTATCAACTACCAGCCTCCCACTGTGGTTCCTGGCGGTGACCTGGCCAAGGTGCAACGGGCTGTGTGCATGCTGAGCAACACCACAGCCATAGCCGAGGCCTGGGCTCGTCTGGACCACAAGTTTGACCTGATGTATGCCAAGCGTGCCTTTGTTCACTGGTACgtaggggaggggatggaggaaggCGAGTTCTCGGAGGCTCGGGAGGACATGGCTGCCCTAGAGAAGGATTACGAAGAGGTTGGTGTGGATTCTGTTGAAGGGGAGGGtgaagaggaaggggaggaatACTAA
- the LOC135891739 gene encoding tubulin alpha-1A chain-like isoform X1, which yields MPSDKTIGGGDDSFNTFFSETGAGKHVPRAVFVDLEPTVIDEVRTGTYRQLFHPEQLITGKEDAANNYARGHYTIGKEIIDLVLDRIRKLADQCTGLQGFLVFHSFGGGTGSGFTSLLMERLSVDYGKKSKLEFSIYPAPQVSTAVVEPYNSILTTHTTLEHSDCAFMVDNEAIYDICRRNLDIERPTYTNLNRLIGQIVSSITASLRFDGALNVDLTEFQTNLVPYPRIHFPLATYAPVISAEKAYHEQLSVAEITNACFEPANQMVKCDPRHGKYMACCLLYRGDVVPKDVNAAIATIKTKRTIQFVDWCPTGFKVGINYQPPTVVPGGDLAKVQRAVCMLSNTTAIAEAWARLDHKFDLMYAKRAFVHWYVGEGMEEGEFSEAREDMAALEKDYEEVGVDSVEGEGEEEGEEY from the exons ATGCCCAGTGACAAGACCATCGGCGGAGGAGACGACTCCTTCAACACCTTCTTCAGTGAGACGGGCGCTGGCAAGCACGTCCCCAGAGCCGTCTTTGTGGACTTGGAGCCAACGGTCATAG ATGAAGTGCGCACCGGGACCTACCGCCAGCTCTTCCACCCCGAGCAGCTCATCACCGGCAAGGAAGATGCTGCCAACAACTATGCCCGTGGGCACTACACCATTGGGAAAGAAATCATCGACCTGGTTCTCGACAGGATCCGTAAATTG GCCGACCAGTGCACAGGTCTCCAGGGCTTCCTGGTCTTCCACAGCTTTGGAGGTGGCACTGGTTCTGGGTTCACCTCCCTGCTGATGGAGCGTCTGTCTGTTGACTATGGCAAGAAGTCCAAGCTGGAGTTCTCCATCTACCCTGCTCCTCAGGTCTCCACCGCAGTGGTGGAGCCCTACAACTCCATCCTGACCACCCACACCACCCTGGAGCACTCGGACTGTGCCTTCATGGTAGACAACGAGGCCATCTATGACATCTGCCGCAGGAACCTAGACATCGAGCGCCCCACCTACACCAACCTGAACCGGTTGATAGGCCAGATTGTGTCTTCCATCACCGCCTCCCTCCGATTTGATGGTGCCCTGAATGTAGATCTGACAGAGTTCCAGACCAACTTGGTGCCCTATCCCCGTATCCACTTCCCTCTGGCCACCTATGCCCCAGTCATCTCTGCTGAGAAAGCTTACCATGAGCAGCTTTCTGTAGCAGAGATCACAAACGCTTGCTTTGAGCCAGCCAACCAGATGGTGAAATGTGACCCTCGCCACGGGAAATACATGGCCTGCTGCCTGTTATACCGTGGGGACGTGGTTCCCAAAGATGTCAATGCTGCTATTGCCACCATCAAAACCAAGCGCACTATCCAGTTTGTGGACTGGTGCCCAACTGGCTTCAAGGTTGGTATCAACTACCAGCCTCCCACTGTGGTTCCTGGCGGTGACCTGGCCAAGGTGCAACGGGCTGTGTGCATGCTGAGCAACACCACAGCCATAGCCGAGGCCTGGGCTCGTCTGGACCACAAGTTTGACCTGATGTATGCCAAGCGTGCCTTTGTTCACTGGTACgtaggggaggggatggaggaaggCGAGTTCTCGGAGGCTCGGGAGGACATGGCTGCCCTAGAGAAGGATTACGAAGAGGTTGGTGTGGATTCTGTTGAAGGGGAGGGtgaagaggaaggggaggaatACTAA